The sequence TACTCTTTCTAAAAGAGTGCCTGAATCGAGGTCCAAACCCCTTGACTTTTGTGCCTGAATTATGGTATAGCTTGTTGCGGATATCGTCGGGACAAGCCTTAGGGCTGTGGAAAAGGCAAATGCTCCTCTGTAGGGAATTTTGAGTTTAATAAGCCCCAGAGAGATCTCCTCCATTTTGGTCGAGCTTAAAAAAATCATTCCTGAAATAATCATTACATCAAATTTTATACCTGTTGCCAGGCCGAATAATAATCCCTCCGAGGTAATAGGACCGAGGAGCCTAACCCCGCCGCTCTTTGAAAAGCACCATAACAGTATGGAAACAAGGGCTATCATTATGAGTATTATTCGTATTTTTTTCAAATTGGACAATACTTTGCCTAGAGATCCATAAAACAGCACAAGCACGGAGAGTCCTATGATTGCAGGCAGCGAAATAAACATAAGTGCGATTATAAAGCTTATTAACATAATAAACATTTTAGTTCTTGGATCAAGCCTGTGAAGGCATGTATCCTTATCGAGATACAAAAACATATCCATTTCAGAAGGCCTCCTTCGTGCATTTTATCATTTCATCGACGGAAAGCATGGTTTTGCCAAGCATATTGCTTAAGCTTACAATATGCGGAGGTTTTAAAAATGAGCTTTCAAGTTCATCTTCCCTCCCGAATATTTCACGGGTGTTTCCGTACATTATTATTTTTCCGTCTTTTACCACAGCTACTTTATGGGCATATTCAGCTACAACCCACATCGTATGTGTAATCATTATTATGGTATGTCCCTGTTTATTCAGCTCTTTTATAAGTTCCATCATCTGTTTTTGTTCTTTAAAGTCAAGGCCTGTAGTGGGTTCATCGAGTATGATTACCTTTGGCCTTGCGGAAAGTATCGATGCAACGGCTATTCTCTGCCTTTCACCCTTTGTGAGTGAAAATGGGTCTTCATTTTCATATCCTTCCATATATACGGCTTTCAATGCTTCCCTTACCCTGCTGTCTATTTCGTCTTTTGAGTATCCCCTAATCTTGGGGCTGAATGCGACTTCTTCATATACGGTATCTGCAAAAATCTGGTGATCGGGGTTTTGAAAGGCGTACCCGACTATTTTACCGATTTCATATATTGAGGAATCCTTTGTATCTTTTCCGTTTACAAGAACATGTCCCTTTGTAGGCGTCAAAAGGCCGTTGAAATGTTTTACAAGTGTTGTCTTACCGCTTCCGTTATGCCCGAGTATGGCTAAGAATTCTCCGTCCCTGATTTTTAAATCGACTCCGTTCAAAGCATAATTGCCGTTATCATACATATGTTCCAGATCTTTAACTTCAATTATCACATCGCCGTATCCTGATTCTTTTTTCTTATCTTCTTCTATAAGGCTTTCATATTTTTTATCATCTATTTGCAGTTTCAGCTCTTTAAATTTTTTATATCCTTCAGATGGCGTGAGAGGAAGCTCCTCATCTTTAAGGGTGGAAACAGTTTTGAAATATTTTGGAATCTGGAGGGACATAATTCCTATGCTGTCGGTCAATTTTACATCCCTTAGCACATCGGAAGGCCTTCCGTCTCTTATAATTTTTCCGTCATACATTATGAGTATCCTATCGGAATTTAAAGCTTCTTCTGTTTCATGCTCTATGATGATCAGGGTAAAATCCTTATCCTTGTGAAGCTCTTTTGCGATATTGAACACACCTATCTTGCCTATTGGGTCCAGATCCGTCGTGGGTTCGTCCATGCATATGATGCCGGGGTTTGAAGCGAGCACGGAACCTATGGCAAGGCGCTGCTTCTGGCCTCCCGACAGAGTGGAAGGCTGGCGGTTTTCAAGCCCTTCAAGCTCCACCGTCTTTAATACTTTTTTGATACGCCGTCCGATCTCTTCTCTTTCAATCTTGAAGTTTTCAGGTCCGAATGCAATTTCAAGGCTGGTATTTGTAGAGAACAGCTGCGACTCAAAGTCTTGGAATACAAGGCCAATATCCTTTGCCATCCTGCTCACCGGCGTATTCTTTACGCTTTTTCCGTCTACCAATACTTCTCCTTCGTACTTTCCCCTCATAAAATGGGGTATAAGGCCGTTCAAACAGTTTGCAAGGGTTGATTTTCCTGCACCGCTCGGGCCCATGATGACTACAAACTGTCCTTTATCTATATCGAGATTTATATTATCTATGGCATTTCTGTTTTTTTGATCCTTGTATCTGAAAGAAAGACCTTTTATATGAATTGTGTTGGATACGGGCAGCCCTTCTTTATTATTCTGCATTTTTAATCCCTCCTCATCTAATGTATAAATACGAACATTATTTGAAAATATCATTTTAATATTAGACAAGCGAATGTATCTTTAGAAAAATAATACCACCTTTATATAGCACAGTCAATAAAAAAGATATATTTTACGAACATTAATATAAATAAACAATTAAATGTTAAAAAAATGTCCCGCCTGTTTCCATCTCAGTTTTATTTTGTGCAATATATGTAATTTAACAGGCACGGATTTTTCATAATGCTCATTCGTCGTTCAAAATAACATAAACGCATATTAAGAATTGCAGTTTAATATAAGTTAGACAATCCATCCTTTCATTTTATGCTCCATTTGCGGCGAAATGTATATTTTTATGCTTTACATGGGAACAT comes from Clostridiales bacterium and encodes:
- a CDS encoding energy-coupling factor transporter transmembrane component T; this translates as MDMFLYLDKDTCLHRLDPRTKMFIMLISFIIALMFISLPAIIGLSVLVLFYGSLGKVLSNLKKIRIILIMIALVSILLWCFSKSGGVRLLGPITSEGLLFGLATGIKFDVMIISGMIFLSSTKMEEISLGLIKLKIPYRGAFAFSTALRLVPTISATSYTIIQAQKSRGLDLDSGTLLERVKKYIPLIIPTFVSVIRSTNVFSMALESKGFGYNNERTSYMEIHFKRADIVISIISVLILLFSIYAKSVHMLY
- a CDS encoding energy-coupling factor transporter ATPase: MQNNKEGLPVSNTIHIKGLSFRYKDQKNRNAIDNINLDIDKGQFVVIMGPSGAGKSTLANCLNGLIPHFMRGKYEGEVLVDGKSVKNTPVSRMAKDIGLVFQDFESQLFSTNTSLEIAFGPENFKIEREEIGRRIKKVLKTVELEGLENRQPSTLSGGQKQRLAIGSVLASNPGIICMDEPTTDLDPIGKIGVFNIAKELHKDKDFTLIIIEHETEEALNSDRILIMYDGKIIRDGRPSDVLRDVKLTDSIGIMSLQIPKYFKTVSTLKDEELPLTPSEGYKKFKELKLQIDDKKYESLIEEDKKKESGYGDVIIEVKDLEHMYDNGNYALNGVDLKIRDGEFLAILGHNGSGKTTLVKHFNGLLTPTKGHVLVNGKDTKDSSIYEIGKIVGYAFQNPDHQIFADTVYEEVAFSPKIRGYSKDEIDSRVREALKAVYMEGYENEDPFSLTKGERQRIAVASILSARPKVIILDEPTTGLDFKEQKQMMELIKELNKQGHTIIMITHTMWVVAEYAHKVAVVKDGKIIMYGNTREIFGREDELESSFLKPPHIVSLSNMLGKTMLSVDEMIKCTKEAF